Proteins encoded together in one Tripterygium wilfordii isolate XIE 37 chromosome 14, ASM1340144v1, whole genome shotgun sequence window:
- the LOC120015720 gene encoding nucleolin-like, with protein MRTRRSMTPKAGTAEKTSPATKSAGKAAPASTAPSAAESQTPRAADTKRGVAAKAKQAKESKATTDSNPEHSNDATLATPETKFALGAKLAGKKTPGRPKVLASRKSAGSKTESGEAEQEKVEGTPKREEGEEAKDLESMRPQDPPAENVEASAKYEGATMESGEHAHASVGESTKGEHTVVENVGESTRSETTSFIGMEGMQTAVEMDVPPVAIVGDAINQEESVVVRISKSSHRERQNNEEKAVELNEEPEEERNINNEDLKSEAVTTEINIKDKMGEYALIEHGEFDGDEALEDYEDRVDFEDHGEDELVEDYAEEPGEESEALEDEHRELTAIARARRIKKEHEIFVGGLDRDATEDDLKKVFGNIGEVVDVRLHKNVSNNKNKGYAFVRFANKDHAKRALSEMKNPVIHGKRCGTAPSEDNDTLFVGNICNTWTKEAIKQKLKDYGVEGVENITLVADVQHEGKSRGFAFIEFSCHNDAMLAYKRLQKPDAIFGHPERTVKVAFAEPLREPDPEVMSQVKTVFLDGIPPQWDEDHVREQLKGCGEMVRVVLARNMSTAKRRDFGFVDFFTHADAVACINAVNNKDLTDGNIKAKVKARLSNPMPKTQAVKGGMCGGFKIGRAGSGVFQRFGRGFGREGHNFNWNNFNRGRGFYQRGGGQYNRMSPNDYGFGNRYDDFPERQITGRGGRRGSFRGGYHVPSRGGNVAGPSRSYYERPWHAASDIEPEEQIPFRRNPFPPGQAFNRPFTGRHFDDPYFYNDGSPGMKRPFYLRDPDPDYMEPRRLRPRLDYSDPAVPFPGTRYHDNFGADTGMYSQDYYGSDYGAYPSYYGANRPYRRGYY; from the exons ATGAGAACTAGAAGATCGATGACGCCCAAAGCGGGGACGGCGGAGAAGACATCACCGGCGACCAAGTCCGCTGGTAAAGCTGCACCTGCATCTACTGCTCCTTCTGCTGCGGAATCTCAGACTCCCAGAGCAGCAGATACGAAGCGAGGGGTTGCTGCGAAAGCCAAGCAGGCGAAAGAAAGCAAAGCAACAACGGATTCAAACCCTGAACACTCTAATG ATGCAACACTTGCTACACCAGAGACAAAATTTGCCTTGGGCGCTAAATTAGCTGGGAAGAAAACACCTGGAAGACCTAAAGTTCTTGCTTCGAGGAAATCTGCTGGCTCGAAGACAGAATCAGGGGAGGCTGAACAGGAGAAGGTTGAAGGAACCCCAAAAAGGGAGGAGGGGGAGGAAGCAAAGGATTTGGAAAGTATGAGGCCACAGGATCCTCCTGCTGAAAATGTTGAAGCATCTGCAAAGTATGAAGGGGCAACTATGGAATCAGGAGAACATGCTCATGCCAGTGTCGGAGAATCAACAAAGGGGGAACATACTGTAGTTGAAAATGTTGGAGAATCTACAAGGAGCGAGACAACCTCATTTATTGGTATGGAAGGTATGCAAACTGCAGTGGAAATGGATGTACCTCCTGTTGCCATTGTTGGAGATGCTATCAATCAAGAAGAGTCTGTTGTAGTACGGATCAGCAAGTCCTCCCATAGGGAACGACAGAACAATGAGGAGAAGGCAGTGGAATTAAATGAAGAGCCAGAAGAGGAAAGAAATATTAACAATGAGGACCTCAAAAGTGAGGCTGTTACCACAGAAATAAATATCAAAGACAAAATGGGGGAATATGCTTTAATTGAACACGGCGAATTTGATGGAGATGAAGCATTGGAGGACTATGAAGACAGGGTGGACTTTGAAGATCATGGGGAGGATGAACTTGTGGAGGATTATGCCGAGGAACCTGGTGAAGAAAGTGAGGCACTGGAAGATGAACACAGGGAACTAACAGCTATTGCTAGAGCACGAAGGATTAAGAAAGAGCACGAGATATTTGTTGGTGGTTTGGACAGGGATGCAACTGAGGATGATTTGAAAAAGGTATTTGGAAATATTGGAGAGGTAGTTGACGTTCGGCTGCACAAGAATGTCTCAAATAATAAGAACAAGGGTTATGCATTTGTGAGGTTTGCTAATAAAGACCATGCAAAGCGGGCTCTGTCAGAAATGAAAAACCCTGTG ATTCATGGAAAAAGGTGTGGAACAGCACCCAGTGAGGACAATGACACATTATTTGTTGGGAATATCTGTAATACATGGACAAAAGAAGCT ATCAAACAAAAGTTGAAAGATTATGGTGTTGAAGGTGTTGAGAACATTACTCTTGTAGCAGACGTTCAACATGAAGGGAAGAGTCGTGGCTTTGCATTCATTGAGTTCTCTTGTCACAATGATGCTATGCTTGCATATAAGAGGCTTCAGAAGCCTGACGCTATTTTTGGTCACCCTGAAAGAACAGTCAAAGTTGCGTTTGCCGAACCCTTACGTGAGCCTGACCCAGAAGTGATGTCCCAGGTGAAGACAGTTTTTCTTGATGGCATTCCTCCTCAGTGGGATGAAGATCATGTCAGAGAGCAACTAAAGGGCTGTGGGGAGATGGTACGAGTTGTCCTAGCCCGCAACATGTCAACTGCCAAGAGGAGGGATTTTGGATTTGTCGATTTCTTTACACATGCAGATGCAGTTGCTTGCATTAATGCTGTAAACAATAAAGACTTGACTGATGGGAACATAAAG GCAAAAGTTAAAGCAAGGCTTTCAAATCCTATGCCTAAAACTCAAGCTGTGAAGGGTGGAATGTGCGGTGGATTCAAAATTGGTCGCGCTGGCAGTGGAGTCTTTCAGAGATTTG GGAGGGGTTTTGGGCGTGAAGGACATAACTTCAACTGGAATAATTTTAACCGTGGCAGGGGGTTCTATCAACGCGGAGGTGGTCAATATAATAGAATGAGTCCCAATGACTATGGTTTCGGTAACCGATATGATGATTTTCCTGAGAGGCAAATCACTGGACGAG GTGGAAGAAGGGGTTCTTTTAGGGGTGGTTATCATGTACCTAGCAGAGGTGGCAATGTTGCTGGTCCATCAAGATCTTATTATGAGAGACCCTGGCATGCTGCTTCTGATATTGAGCCTGAGGAGCAAATTCCTTTTAGGAGGAACCCATTTCCACCCGGACAAGCCTTTAACAGACCGTTTACTGGAAGGCACTTTGATGACCCTTACTTCTACAATGATGGCTCCCCTGGGATGAAGCGGCCCTTTTATCTGAGG GACCCTGATCCTGATTACATGGAGCCCAGGAGACTTCGCCCTCGATTGGATTATAGTGATCCGGCAGTTCCATTTCCTGGAACTCGGTACCACG ATAATTTTGGAGCTGACACTGGAATGTACTCACAGGATTATTACGGATCTGAT TACGGTGCATATCCTTCTTATTATGGGGCTAATCGGCCATATCGACGTGGTTATTACTAA
- the LOC120015721 gene encoding histone H1, with amino-acid sequence MAATEEVQVTAVEQPPAVEEVKPAEKPVKEKKTKAPKEKKPKQAKTASHPPYFQMIKEALLALNEKSGSSPYAIAKHMEEKHKAVLPANFRKMLTLQLKNSAARGKLVKIKASFKLSEAGKKDKPATRKPRTDATKKPKAAKTTDAKKKTEITTRTAKKAGPTRPKKSAPAKPKQPKSIKSPAAKKAKRATATA; translated from the exons ATGGCGGCCACCGAGGAAGTTCAGGTGACAGCAGTGGAGCAGCCTCCGGCGGTGGAGGAAGTCAAACCGGCTGAGAAGCCTGTCAAGGAAAAGAAGACAAAGGCTCCTAAAGAGAAGAAGCCGAAACAGGCGAAAACCGCTTCTCATCCTCCCTACTTTCAG ATGATTAAGGAGGCTCTATTGGCCTTGAACGAGAAGAGCGGATCGAGTCCATATGCCATAGCCAAGCACATGGAAGAGAAACACAAAGCGGTACTTCCGGCGAATTTCAGGAAGATGCTGACTCTGCAACTTAAAAACTCTGCCGCGAGAGGAAAGCTCGTTAAGATCAAGGCCTCGTTCAAGCTTTCTGAGGCAGGCAAGAAGGACAAGCCTGCAACTAGAAAACCTAGAACCGACGCAACAAAGAAGCCGAAGGCAGCCAAAACCACCGACGCTAAGAAGAAAACTGAGATTACAACGAGGACAGCGAAGAAGGCTGGGCCCACGAGGCCCAAGAAATCGGCCCCAGCGAAACCCAAGCAGCCCAAGTCCATTAAATCTCCTGCTGCTAAGAAGGCCAAGAGGGCTACTGCTACTGCTTGA
- the LOC120014490 gene encoding histone H3.3: MARTKQTARKSTGGKAPRKQLATKAARKSAPTTGGVKKPHRYRPGTVALREIRKYQKSTELLIRKLPFQRLVREIAQDFKTDLRFQSHAVLALQEAAEAYLVGLFEDTNLCAIHAKRVTIMPKDIQLARRIRGERA; this comes from the exons ATGGCACGTACCAAACAAACTGCTCGAAAATCCACAGGCGGTAAAGCTCCAAGGAAGCAACTTGCCACCAAG GCTGCGAGAAAGTCTGCACCAACCACTGGTGGAGTCAAGAAACCTCACCGTTACAGACCTGGAACTGTGGCTCTTCG TGAAATTCGTAAGTACCAAAAGAGCACCGAACTTTTGATCCGGAAGTTGCCATTCCAACGTCTTGTccgtgaaattgcacaagactttAAG ACTGATTTGAGGTTCCAGAGCCATGCAGTTCTTGCGCTTCAGGAGGCTGCAGAGGCCTATCTTGTAGGTTTGTTCGAGGATACAAATCTCTGTGCTATCCATGCAAAGAGGGTTACCATCATGCCTAAAGACATCCAGCTTGCCAGGCGTATTCGCGGTGAAAGGGCCTAG
- the LOC120015485 gene encoding NAC domain-containing protein 37-like encodes MEPMESCVPPGFRFHPTDEELVGYYLRKKVESQKIDLDVIRDIDLYRIEPWDLQEKCRIGYEKQSDWYFFSHKDKKYPTGTRTNRATMAGFWKATGRDKAVYDKSKLIGMRKTLVFYKGRAPNGQKSDWIIHEYRLESDENGPPQEEGWVVCRAFKKRTTGQAKSIEAWDSGYFYDETSGVSSVIDPIDYISRQQPQSTFLAQNYLCKQEREPENLSFMHQPDSFVQLPQLESPSLPLMTRLSSSISLISSSENNNNNNNNEEHDLQEQMNRGCYDNYSNKNKVTDWRALDKFVASQLSHEDQRYDGGGGGDGVSSFGAHNGNENDEMAGILLLQTGLSRDEGNNEQFITELLSSSSDCDNIGICVYDK; translated from the exons ATGGAGCCAATGGAATCATGTGTTCCTCCTGGATTCCGGTTTCATCCAACGGACGAGGAGCTAGTTGGATACTACCTAAGGAAGAAGGTTGAGTCACAGAAGATCGATCTTGATGTTATTAGAGACATTGATCTTTATAGAATTGAACCATGGGATCTACAAG AGAAATGTCGGATCGGGTACGAGAAGCAGAGTGATTGGTACTTCTTCAGTCACAAAGATAAGAAGTATCCGACCGGAACACGAACCAATAGAGCAACCATGGCAGGGTTTTGGAAAGCAACAGGAAGAGACAAGGCTGTGTATGACAAATCAAAGCTGATTGGGATGAGAAAAACACTTGTTTTCTACAAAGGAAGAGCACCAAATGGACAGAAAAGTGATTGGATCATTCACGAATACCGTCTTGAATCCGACGAGAATGGACCACCCCAG GAAGAAGGATGGGTGGTTTGTCGTGCATTCAAGAAAAGAACAACTGGGCAAGCCAAGAGCATTGAAGCCTGGGATTCAGGTTACTTCTATGATGAAACAAGTGGAGTAAGTTCTGTAATTGACCCAATTGACTACATATCAAGGCAGCAGCCACAGAGTACTTTTTTGGCTCAGAATTACTTATGCAAGCAAGAAAGAGAACCAGAAAACTTGAGCTTCATGCACCAGCCAGATAGCTTTGTACAGCTACCTCAGCTTGAGAGCCCATCTCTGCCGTTGATGACGAGGCTGTCAAGCTCGATATCTCTCATCTCATCATCggagaataataataataacaataacaatgaAGAACATGATCTTCAAGAACAGATGAATAGAGGTTGTTATGATAATTACAGCAACAAGAACAAAGTGACTGACTGGAGAGCTCTAGACAAGTTTGTTGCATCTCAATTGAGTCATGAAGATCAAAGATACGATGGGGGTGGCGGTGGTGATGGAGTTTCAAGCTTTGGAGCACATAATGGTAATGAGAATGATGAAATGGCAGGAATCTTGTTATTGCAGACTGGTTTATCAAGAGACGAAGGAAACAATGAGCAGTTCATTACTGAGTTGTTGAGTTCAAGCTCGGACTGTGATAATATTGGTATCTGCGTATATGATAAATga